From the Streptomyces sp. NBC_01216 genome, the window TGACCTGGCTGGCGATATGGAGCCGGCAGCGCGAGCTGCGCACGATATCCGGGCAGCTCCCGGCGTACGCGGCGGCCGGCTGGATCTCGCCCTCCGAGCCCCTGGCACTGTCCTCGATGCGGGCCCGCTCGATGGCCCGCTCCTTCGCGGCCCGGACGTACGGCCCGGACGCCGCACGGGCGGTCGGGGAGTACGAGACCTTCGCGACGACGCTCGCGTTCCTGCGCCACCGGGCCGAGCGGGGCATCACGGACCAGGACTTCGCGGCCCGCGAGCAGGAGCTGCTGCACCACCTCTGGCAGCGCCGGCAGGTCGCCTCGCCCGCGCTGACCTACGCGGCGCGGGCCACCGGCCGGGTCTGGGCGCCGCCGCAGTACCTGGACTACGGCGGCTACAACCCCTACCGCAGCTAGTGTTCCGACTCGGGCGACCTTCGCCCTGGGGCGACGCCCGGCAGGACGACGACTCGCGGCGTCGCCGAATCAACCGGGTAGGCCCCCCTACGAGCTCGATCCGGCGCCTCGCGGTCCACCGCACCACGGCGCGGCCTCCGAGGGCCCGGTACGACGGAGCCGCGAGCAGCGGAAGGTGCCCGCGGCCGGGCCTGGGATGCCTCCGCTCAGACGGAGAGGCCCTTGCTCGCCAGCCAGGCCGCCGGGTCCACACCGTCGCCGCCCGGGGTGTGCACCTCGAGGTGCAGGTGCGGGCCGGTCACGTTGCCGGTGGCGCCCACCCGGCCGATCGTGTCGCCGGTGCCCACCGACTGGCCCACGGAGACGGTCATCGAGGACAGGTGGCAGTACCAGACCTCCGTGCCGTCGGCCAGCTCCAGGACGATCCGGTAGCCGTACGAGCCCGACCAGCCGGCCGACATGACCGTGGCACCGTGCACCGCCTTGACCGGGGTGCCCGTGGGGGCCGCGAAGTCGAGACCGGTGTGATAGCCGGAGGACCACATCGAGCCGGCCTGGCCGTACGTCGAGGTCAGCGTGTAGGACGAGGTGGGCAGCGAGTAGCTCGCCGCGAGCTTGGCCAGGCGCTCCGCCTCTGCCTTCGCCGCGGCCTCCTCCTCGGCCTTCTTCTTCGCCTCGGCCGCCGCCTTCTCCGCCGCGTCGGCCTTGGCCGCCGCCTCGGCGGCGGCCTTCTCGGCCGCTTCCTTCTCCGCGGCGGCCTTCTCGGCGGCGTCGGCGGAGACCTGCTGCTGCTCGGCCTGCTGGAGGATGCGGGCGCGCAGCGCCTCGCCGGCGTCACCGCCCTCGCTCTTCGCGGCGCCGGCTTCGACGGGCGCCGCGACCGAGGCGGTGAGCGCGTGCAGGTCGTTGCCGGTGCCCGCGGTCGCGTCCCGCTCCTCGTCCCCGGACATCAGCGCGGCGACGCCGGGCAGATCGGCGGCGTCCGGCAGGTCGAGGTCGGGGAGGGCTATGGAGACCTGGGGGCGCTCCTGCGCGGTGGCCAGGCCGCCCGCGCCGACGGCCGCGATCACGCCGACGCCGAGCACGGTGGAGGAACGGGCGAAGCCGGAGCGCTGCTTCACCACGCGATGACGGCCGCCGGACCGGCTCTGCCGCTGGAGCGATTCCTCGGTGGGGTTCCACTCGCCCGACGTCGTGGCGTCGGGGTCGGTCCCGGCGGCACCCGAGGCACCAAACGCATGGAAGGGGGCTTCGGGGGCAGGGGTGTTGGACGCCACGGAGGCGTACTCCTTTCCTTCCTTGCCGCCTACCGGGTTAGCTGACGGGTTCGGAGCAGGAAGGTCTCCTACGGGCGCTGTCGCACGAGTGCGAAGGCGTCCGATTCACCCCAAATAGTGGTTCCCCGGTTCCCTTTCGGGATTCGGCGCGTGCGCACGGTGCCGTCTCTTGCGACGGCTGGGACAACCGCGCTGCGTTATCGAACGTTAATAGACGCGGGGGTCCGATTCCAAGCCGTTCCTCTTGATCGTTCAGGAGATTGATGCAGTACAGGGCGATTTGACCGGCGCTCAGGAGCCAATCACGAAACACCCCTTATCTGATGGTGCGTCAATTGTTATCTCAGTGATACCCCCCGACTACGGATGGTCACCCGCGCCGGCCCGCCCTCCCCGGCCGCCCGCGACGGGCGCTCAGGGGACCACCGGCATCGTCAGGCGCCGTACCGGCTGCCCGTGCGCCGGCCGGGCCACGGCGAGCAGGGCCATGTCGTCCGTCGAGCCACCTCCCGTGTACCGGCGGATGTCGCCGACGAGCGCGTCCAACAGCTCCTCGGGCCCCGGAAAGATCCGCCCGGTGAGCCGGGCCGCGGGCTCGTAGAAGACGCCCTCGGCATCGCGCGCCTCGGACAGCCCGTCGGTGTAGAAGAGCAGCGTCGCCCCCGGCGGGTACGGGGTCTCGTCGACGTGGTCCGGCCAGGCGGCCAGCTCGCCCATGCCGAGCGGCAGCGCCTGCCGGCTGGGCTCCAGATGCCGCAGACCACCGTCCTGGTACAGCAGCAGCGGCTCCGGGTGCCCCCGGTTCACCACACGGACCAGCCCGTCACCACGCGGGATCTCGGCCAGGACCGCGGTGGTGAACCCCTCCACGGCGTCCAGGTCGTCACGGCGTGTGCCCTCGCGGGTCAGTGCCCGCTCCAGCCGCTGCGCCACTCCCTCCAGCGTCGCCTCCTGGTCGGCCGCCTCCCGGAACGCGCCGACGAGCACGGCGACCGCCTCCACCGCCTCCAGCCCCTTGCCCCGCACGTCACCGACGACCAGCCGCACGCCGTACGGGGTGTCCTGCACGGCGAACAGGTCGCCGCCGATGAACGCGTCGGCCTGCGCGGCCTCGTAGCGCGCCGCGATCCGGAGCCCGCCGATCCGCTCGGTGGGCGTGGGCAGCACCGCCTTCTGGACGGTCTCGGCGATCACCCGGGCCGAGGCGAGCCGTTCGCCACTGCGCCGCACGACCCGGTTGATGAGCAGCGCCAGCCCGGAGACGGTGACCACCGTGAGGGTCTCGGTGAGGCTCGGGACCTGACCGCTGGTGCCGTTGTACGCATGCAGACCGAGGCTCGCGAGCACGGCGGCGATTCCGGTCAGCAGCGTCGTCAGAGGCGAGAAGAAGGGCGCCGCGGTGAGCGGCGCGGCCGAGAACATCGGGGAGGCGGTATAGCCGGCCGGGGTGGCGAGGTCGAACAGCACCCCGCCGACGATGATCAGCGGAGGCAGGGCACGGATGAACCGCCGGGCCCGCTCGCCACGCGGACGCGACGGGCCGACGGACCCGCCACCCGCCGTTCGCTGCCCCACCTGTGCTCTCCTGCCCGGTCCTCACACGGCGACGGACCGTGCCGCGCCTTCCCAGCCTGGGTGCCGCCGCGCCGGGCAGCGACCTCCCGTGCTCCGATCGGGGGAGCAGAGGTGCTGCGGGTGCTGTGGCGAAGGCACCGGGCGCCGGGCGCGGCGTGGCCCTTCGGCCCGCCGGGCGGGCCGGAGGGCGGCGCTACAGGTTCCGCTCCGCGTAGACGGTCATCGCGTCCCGGACCAGCAGCGCCGTACCCTCGCCGTGCCGGTCGTAGGTGGCGGCGAAGCGCGGGTCCTCGACGTACATGCGGCCGAGCCCGATCACGTACTCCTTCGTCGGCGACGTGGTGACCGACAGCCAGGCGAACTGGCGCTGGGCGATGGCCTGCACCTCGTCGCTGCCGGCCTCGAGACCGGCGCGCGCGGCCTGCCCGAAGTCGCGGGCGATGCCGGCCTGCCGGTCCATGAACGCCTGCTGCTCCGAGGCACTGAGCGAACGCCACCAGCGGTCGCCCGCGCGGTAGGCGTCGGCGCCCCATCGTTCGGTGACCTCCTCCTCGTACCGCGTGTGGTCGAACCCGTCGAATACTTCCTCGGCCATGAGCTCTTCTCCTTTCTCGGTCTTGTGGAGAGTGGTCCGGACGGCCTCGATCTGCCGCCCGATGCGTTCCCGTTCCTGTTCCAGCAGGGAGAGATGGGTGCGCAGGGCGGCGGACGTGTCCCGCTGCCCGTCCAGGACCTCGCCGATCGCGGGCAGCGAGAGCCCCAGCTCGCGCAGCAGCAGGATGCGCTGGAGCTGCACGAGCGCCGCCTGGTCGTAGTACCGGTAACCGTTGGCGCCGATCCGGCTGGGCTCCAGCAGTCCGAGCTCGCCGTAGTGGCGGAGCGTGCGGCTGGTGGTGCCTGCCTTCCTGGCGATCTCTTGGATCGACCACTCCATACCGAGAACGCTAGAACTTGACGCTGCGTGAAGGTCAAGCGGAACAGAGCGGGCCGTCCCGGACCGGCGACGGCCCGGCTCGCGGGAGGGGACGCTCCAGGGGAACACGACGAAGGCCCGGATCCGACTGGATCCGGGCCTTCGTTCGCTACTGAGTAGCGGGGACAGGATTTGAACCTGCGACCTCTGGGTTATGAGCCCAGCGAGCTACCGAGCTGCTCCACCCCGCGTCGGTGAATATGACCTTACGGCATGGGAGGCAGATCCGGAAATCCACTTCCTCAGCAGCCGCAGTCCCCGGCGTCGGCCGGCGCGGTCAGGGGGTCCGCGCCCCTCCGCTCGGGACCTTCCCACGTCTCGTACGCGAAGCCCTCGCGCACCCAGTACTCGAAGCCTCCGAGCATCTCCTTGACCTGGTAGCCCAGCTCGGCCAGAGCGAGCGCGGCGCGGGTGGCGCCGTTGCAGCCGGGGCCCCAGCAGTACGTGACCACCGGCACGGACTTGTCCAGCAGCTGCTCCGCCCGCTCGGCGATCAGTGCCGTGGGCAGGTGGATCGCGCCGGGAACGTGTCCCTGGTCCCAGGAGGCGGTGGAGCGCGAGTCCAGCACCACGAACCCGGGGTCGTCGGCGTCGGCCAGGGCGGCAGCGACGTCGGACACGTCGGCGTGGAAGGCGAGACCGGCGGCGAAGTACGCGACCGCGACGGCGGGCGGGGCGGGCGGGGTGCGAAGTACGGCGTTGGCCTGCGCTGTTGTCGTCATGCATGAAAACCTACGGTCGAAGATCACCGCGCTGAAGGGACGTTGCCCGGAGCCGTGGCCGATCGCCCGGGGAATTCCGCGCGTTCGCCGCCGCGGAGCAGGGATCTCACGGAGCGGACCACGGGCGGCCGGTCGGCTGTCCCATCCGGCGGTTGCCCTCCATCCCGCCGATGACGGGTCACGACGAGGGAGAGGCACCCATGGACGAGCAGGACCTCCTGGCCGAGCGCTTCCAGGCCGACCGCGGTCATCTCCGCGCGGTCGCCTACCGGATGCTCGGCTCGTTGAGCGAAGCCGAGGACGCGGTCCAGGAAGCGTGGCTCAGGCTCAGCCGGTCCGATGTGCGCGAGGTACGGAACCTCAGCGGCTGGCTGACGACGGTGGTCGGCCGGGTCTGCCTGGACATGCTGCGCTCGCGCACCGCACGCCGTGAGGACCCGCTGGAGCACCACGTCCCCGATCCGGTGGTGAGCCGCGCCGAGGACGCCGAGGGTCCGGAGGACGAGGCGCTGCGAGCCGACTCGGTGGGCCTGGCGTTGCTCGTGGTCCTGGAGGCGCTGGGGCCCGCCGAACGGCTCGCCTTCGTGCTGCACGACATGTTCGCGGTGTCCTTCGAGGAGATCGCACCGATCGTGGGGCGCACCCCGGCCGCCACCCGGCAGCTCGCGAGCCGCGCCCGCCGCCGCGTCCGGGGCGCGGCCCCGGACGGAGCCCCGGACGCCACGCGGCAGCGCCGGGTCGTCGACGCCTTCCTGGCGGCCTCGCGGGACGGCGACTTCGAAGGGCTGCTCACGGTCCTCGACCCGGACGTGGTCCTGCGGGCGGACGGCGGCTCGCTCCGCGCGGGTGCCTCCAAGCTGGTGCGCGGAGCGGAGGCGGTCGTCCGGCAGGCCCTCGCCTTCGCCCGCTTCCGGCACAGTTCCCTGCCGGTGGTGGTCAACGGCTCCCCCGGTGTCGTGTCCCTGCAGGACGGGCGCCCCGCGGCCCTCATGGCCTTCACGATCGACGGCGACCGGATCGTCGAGATCCACATCCTGGCGGACCCGGCCCGTCTGGCGGCTCTGCCGCTCGGCGGTCCCCGTGACCGGCACCCCCGCGCCGACGGCGGGTGACCCGGCCACCGCATACTCTCCGGAGGCGTGGCTTGCCGCTGTGCCGGCCGCCGCCGAGAGCCCGGAAGTCGCCTCGATCGAGCGCTGGTCCACCGCCCCGGAACCGGGCTCCCAGCGGGGCGTGACGGTGAGCTTCCACAACGCGGCGCGGGTCTTCGCGGGGCGTGACGGTGAGCCTCCACAACGCGGCGCGGGTCTTCGCGCGCCGGCTCCGAGGTCTCCCCGGATCGCCCGGGAGGCCGCACCATCTGTCAGCACCACCGATCGAGGAGGACTGATAGGCGATTCGCCCCGGCCAGGTTGAGGGCAACTGCCCCGTCTGTGGCGCTGGAACGGGGGCCCCGTCCCGCGCGCCGACGGCGACGCACCAGCGTGGCGGAACCGGCACGGAGACCTGCTCCGGCAGCGGCCGGCCCGCCCCGTAGCCACCGCGCCCCGGTCGGGGTCGGGGGAGTGCGAGGCCCCCGAGAGCGTTCGGACGTCCGCTCTCGGGGGCTTCTTCGTCTGTACCTCGGCTGAGCATCGGCTGAGCAAGACCCTCTCCGCCGCCCTCAAATGCGTGTGGGCCCAGGTCAGATGGTCTCTGACCTGGGCCCGGTGCGTAGGCCGCGTGGGACTCGAACCCACAACCAACAGATTAAAAGTCTGCTGCTCTGACCAATTGAGCTAGCGGCCCGCCGCCCCAGCATAGCCGCACGACCGGGTCGGGATCTCGGCCATATCCCCGATGCCGCGAGCCGGGCCCCGCCCGGGGGTGGAGGGACGGGTGCGGGGAGGGTTCCGGAGACGCCCGAAGGCCCGCCCCTCTTCAAAGGGGCGGGCCTTCGCTACCGGTTCGCCGTCGCCCGAGCGACGGCCACGGCTCGGTCAGCCGTTGCGCTTCCAGCGCGGCTTCTCGTCACGGCGGCCGAAGGAACCGGTGCTGGTGCCGGTGCCGCGGTGCTCACCGCCGCGGTGGTCGTCACGACGGCCGTACGGGCGGTCGCCGCCCGAGCGGAAGCCGCCGGAGGGACGGTCGTCACGACGGTCGCGGTTGAACGGACGGTCGCTGCCCCGGTGGTGGCCGCCGGAGGGGCGGTCGTCGCGGCGGAAACCGCCGCGGTCACCGCGGTCACCGCGGTCACCGCGGTCGCCGCGGTCGTCACGGTTGAAGCCGCCCGAGGGACGGTCGTCCCGACGGAAACCACCGGACGGACGGTCGTTGTCCCGACGGAAACCACCCGAGGGACGGTCGTCACGACGCTCGAAGGAACGGCCACCACGGTCGTCACGACGGTCGTCCCGGCGGAAACCGCCACGGTCGCCGCGGTCGTCACGGTTGAAGCCGCCCGAGGGACGGTCGTCCCGACGGAAACCACCGGACGGACGGTCGTTGTCCCGACGGAAACCACCGGACGGACGGTCGTTGTCCCGACGGAAACCACCCGAGGGACGGTCGTCCCGACGCTCGAAGGAACGGCCACCACGGTCGTCACGACGGTCGTCGCGGCGGAAACCGCCCCGGTCGCCGCGGTCGCCGCGGTCGTTGCGGCGCTCGAAGTTGCCGCGCTCGTCGCGGGACGCCGGACGCTCCTCGCGGCGCTCGGCCTGGGCGGCGGCCTGCGCGGCGGCGGCGATCTCGGCCTCGGCGGCCTCGGTCACCTCGGCGATCGCGGCCTCCGGGTCCTCGCCCCGCTCCCGCGCGGAACGGGCGACCAGGCGGTCGGCCTCCTCGCGGAGCTCGACGGCGCGGCGCTGGAGGCGCTCCAGCTGCTTGGTGAGGTCGGCGACCTCACGCTCGGCCTGCTTGGCGGCGTTGTTCGCGGAGTCGGCCTGGACCTCGGTGAGTGAGCGCGCACCGGTGATCTCGGCGACCTCCGGGTCGAACGCGCCCGCACCGCCGACGATGTGACGCGAGGCGTCGACGCCCGCGTCCTCCATCAGACGGAAGATCTGGCGGCGCTGGTGCGGAAGCGCCAGCGAGACCACGACACCCGAGCGGCCGGCTCGCGCCGTGCGGCCGGAGCGGTGCAGGTAGTCCTTGTGGTCGCCGGCCGGGTCCACGTTGAGGACCAGGTCGATGCCGTCGACGTGGATACCGCGGGCGGCGACGTCGGTGGCGACCAGCGCGTTGACGTATCCGTCCTTGAAGTCGGCCAGCACGCGGGTACGGGCACCCTGCGTCATGCCGCCGTGCAGCGCGTCCGCCTTCACACCGGACTCGACGAGCTGCTCGGCGATGCGGTCGGCGCC encodes:
- a CDS encoding M23 family metallopeptidase, with the translated sequence MASNTPAPEAPFHAFGASGAAGTDPDATTSGEWNPTEESLQRQSRSGGRHRVVKQRSGFARSSTVLGVGVIAAVGAGGLATAQERPQVSIALPDLDLPDAADLPGVAALMSGDEERDATAGTGNDLHALTASVAAPVEAGAAKSEGGDAGEALRARILQQAEQQQVSADAAEKAAAEKEAAEKAAAEAAAKADAAEKAAAEAKKKAEEEAAAKAEAERLAKLAASYSLPTSSYTLTSTYGQAGSMWSSGYHTGLDFAAPTGTPVKAVHGATVMSAGWSGSYGYRIVLELADGTEVWYCHLSSMTVSVGQSVGTGDTIGRVGATGNVTGPHLHLEVHTPGGDGVDPAAWLASKGLSV
- a CDS encoding PP2C family protein-serine/threonine phosphatase is translated as MGQRTAGGGSVGPSRPRGERARRFIRALPPLIIVGGVLFDLATPAGYTASPMFSAAPLTAAPFFSPLTTLLTGIAAVLASLGLHAYNGTSGQVPSLTETLTVVTVSGLALLINRVVRRSGERLASARVIAETVQKAVLPTPTERIGGLRIAARYEAAQADAFIGGDLFAVQDTPYGVRLVVGDVRGKGLEAVEAVAVLVGAFREAADQEATLEGVAQRLERALTREGTRRDDLDAVEGFTTAVLAEIPRGDGLVRVVNRGHPEPLLLYQDGGLRHLEPSRQALPLGMGELAAWPDHVDETPYPPGATLLFYTDGLSEARDAEGVFYEPAARLTGRIFPGPEELLDALVGDIRRYTGGGSTDDMALLAVARPAHGQPVRRLTMPVVP
- a CDS encoding MerR family transcriptional regulator, which translates into the protein MEWSIQEIARKAGTTSRTLRHYGELGLLEPSRIGANGYRYYDQAALVQLQRILLLRELGLSLPAIGEVLDGQRDTSAALRTHLSLLEQERERIGRQIEAVRTTLHKTEKGEELMAEEVFDGFDHTRYEEEVTERWGADAYRAGDRWWRSLSASEQQAFMDRQAGIARDFGQAARAGLEAGSDEVQAIAQRQFAWLSVTTSPTKEYVIGLGRMYVEDPRFAATYDRHGEGTALLVRDAMTVYAERNL
- a CDS encoding rhodanese-like domain-containing protein gives rise to the protein MTTTAQANAVLRTPPAPPAVAVAYFAAGLAFHADVSDVAAALADADDPGFVVLDSRSTASWDQGHVPGAIHLPTALIAERAEQLLDKSVPVVTYCWGPGCNGATRAALALAELGYQVKEMLGGFEYWVREGFAYETWEGPERRGADPLTAPADAGDCGC
- the sigJ gene encoding RNA polymerase sigma factor SigJ, yielding MDEQDLLAERFQADRGHLRAVAYRMLGSLSEAEDAVQEAWLRLSRSDVREVRNLSGWLTTVVGRVCLDMLRSRTARREDPLEHHVPDPVVSRAEDAEGPEDEALRADSVGLALLVVLEALGPAERLAFVLHDMFAVSFEEIAPIVGRTPAATRQLASRARRRVRGAAPDGAPDATRQRRVVDAFLAASRDGDFEGLLTVLDPDVVLRADGGSLRAGASKLVRGAEAVVRQALAFARFRHSSLPVVVNGSPGVVSLQDGRPAALMAFTIDGDRIVEIHILADPARLAALPLGGPRDRHPRADGG
- a CDS encoding DEAD/DEAH box helicase, which translates into the protein MSIFSSDHAVMPENDEIVEAPEAPEAPETVVAELAELADEAAEGAVETDEPAEPTITFAELGLPEGVVRKLAQNGVTTPFPIQAATIPDALVGKDILGRGRTGSGKTLSFGLPTLARLADGRTEKKKPRAVILTPTRELAMQVADALQPYGDVLGLKIKVVCGGTSMGNQIYALERGVDILVATPGRLRDIINRGACSLENVEVAVLDEADQMSDLGFLPEVTELLDQVPAGGQRMLFSATMENEISTLVKRYLVDPVSHEVDSAQGNVSTMSHHVLVVKPKDKAPVTAAIAARKGRTIIFVRTQLGADRIAEQLVESGVKADALHGGMTQGARTRVLADFKDGYVNALVATDVAARGIHVDGIDLVLNVDPAGDHKDYLHRSGRTARAGRSGVVVSLALPHQRRQIFRLMEDAGVDASRHIVGGAGAFDPEVAEITGARSLTEVQADSANNAAKQAEREVADLTKQLERLQRRAVELREEADRLVARSARERGEDPEAAIAEVTEAAEAEIAAAAQAAAQAERREERPASRDERGNFERRNDRGDRGDRGGFRRDDRRDDRGGRSFERRDDRPSGGFRRDNDRPSGGFRRDNDRPSGGFRRDDRPSGGFNRDDRGDRGGFRRDDRRDDRGGRSFERRDDRPSGGFRRDNDRPSGGFRRDDRPSGGFNRDDRGDRGDRGDRGDRGGFRRDDRPSGGHHRGSDRPFNRDRRDDRPSGGFRSGGDRPYGRRDDHRGGEHRGTGTSTGSFGRRDEKPRWKRNG